The proteins below come from a single Asanoa ferruginea genomic window:
- a CDS encoding RNA polymerase sigma factor produces the protein MATWESALADLVAMRGAALKRYAFLLCGSDTEADDLVQDALVKAFTRRRRHEVAHLEQYVRKSMLNLFLDQARRRAIWRRLMPVVAAPASAPDESAGADARHDLRAALLTLTPQQRACVVLYYHLDLPVSDIAAQLGCGAGTVKRHLHDGRRRLVGLLDEEDDHAFR, from the coding sequence ATGGCGACGTGGGAGTCCGCGCTGGCAGACCTGGTCGCCATGCGCGGAGCGGCACTGAAGCGCTATGCCTTCCTGCTGTGCGGCAGCGACACCGAGGCGGATGACCTGGTCCAGGACGCCCTGGTCAAGGCATTCACCCGGCGGCGGCGCCACGAGGTGGCGCACCTGGAGCAATACGTGCGCAAATCAATGCTCAACCTCTTTCTCGACCAGGCCCGACGGCGCGCGATCTGGCGCCGCCTGATGCCGGTGGTCGCGGCGCCGGCATCAGCGCCCGACGAATCAGCTGGCGCCGATGCCCGCCATGACCTCCGGGCCGCTCTGCTGACGTTGACGCCGCAACAGCGCGCCTGCGTGGTGCTCTATTACCACCTCGACCTGCCGGTTTCTGACATCGCCGCCCAGCTCGGCTGTGGTGCCGGCACGGTCAAACGGCACCTGCATGACGGGCGGCGCCGGCTGGTGGGGCTCTTGGACGAGGAGGACGATCATGCGTTCCGATGA
- a CDS encoding ATP-binding protein, which yields MTTAEEFVVLLRRVRDRSGLSYRTIAKRAELAGAVLPASTLATMLARQTLPRRELVTAVLTACEVPPAAVRQWIAVWERLAEGTKPATVEDPEPVERPFQLPPAPPVLVGRDDELDRLAEGLAQPPGVWLLTGAGGVGKSALAVLAAHRAAGRHPGGCLYVDLRGASADAAPSEPHDVLLGFLRALGVRTAPATVDEASALFRSTTADRAMLVVLDNAGSAAQVRPLLPSGPRSTTLVTSRWRLPDLDVTRRLAVEPLPAPAGRELLAHLCGPERVAAEAAAAGDIVRLCGGSPLALRIVGARAAGRQAPGILGALAAHLGDHARHLDELEVGDLSVRAGLRVGYRSLQADIAASVFRLAAVPEWIELGAAACAAMLDTPPVAVERALDLLVDAHLVECPAPGRFRYHDSVRIFAREQAEAVDPPAVRLAVRERLAAVMFSAAASAARSLFPHDPLPYAELGGTAQRLIAPDATTAQAWQWLEQERVNLRMLAGQEFAAGRALPAIRDLGVAVAKYLDYAGHFVDQARLGQLAIAAARRLGDQRGTAQALNTLAIAMLRHERRREGIELLDQALAIRRELGDRAGEAACLNNLGNAHRDNGDLDAALRCLERSLALRKELSDQYKTGSTLDNIGIVLRRMGRFEEALDHHRAGLAITRELDDRLREALVLTNLAETEQLAGQRREALGHAERALAISRELRHDRGCGLALQLLGDIYTSLGQSARARACQDEAAELLHEPAIGAPTPIAG from the coding sequence GTGACGACCGCAGAGGAGTTCGTCGTCCTGCTGCGCCGCGTACGGGACCGGTCGGGCCTGTCCTACCGGACGATCGCGAAACGGGCCGAGCTGGCCGGCGCCGTGTTGCCCGCCAGCACGCTCGCCACCATGCTCGCCCGGCAGACCCTTCCGCGCCGGGAGCTGGTCACCGCCGTCCTGACCGCGTGTGAGGTCCCGCCCGCGGCGGTCCGGCAATGGATCGCCGTGTGGGAACGGCTGGCCGAGGGGACGAAACCGGCCACCGTAGAGGATCCGGAGCCCGTCGAGCGGCCGTTCCAGTTGCCACCAGCGCCGCCCGTGCTGGTGGGTCGCGACGACGAGCTCGACCGGCTCGCCGAGGGGTTGGCCCAGCCGCCGGGCGTGTGGCTGCTCACCGGCGCCGGCGGTGTCGGCAAGTCCGCCCTCGCGGTGCTGGCCGCCCACCGCGCGGCCGGCCGGCATCCGGGCGGCTGCCTCTACGTCGACCTGCGTGGGGCCAGCGCCGACGCCGCGCCGAGCGAGCCGCACGACGTGCTTCTCGGCTTCCTGCGGGCGCTCGGCGTGCGCACGGCACCCGCCACCGTCGACGAGGCGAGCGCGCTTTTCCGGAGTACGACGGCCGACCGCGCCATGTTGGTCGTGCTCGACAACGCCGGGTCGGCTGCGCAGGTGCGGCCGCTGCTGCCCAGTGGTCCACGGTCGACCACGCTGGTCACCAGCCGCTGGCGGTTGCCCGACCTCGACGTGACCCGGCGGCTCGCGGTGGAGCCGCTGCCGGCCCCGGCCGGGCGGGAGTTGCTCGCGCACCTCTGCGGGCCGGAGCGGGTGGCCGCCGAGGCCGCGGCCGCCGGTGACATCGTCCGGCTCTGCGGCGGGTCTCCGCTCGCGCTGCGGATCGTGGGCGCCCGGGCCGCGGGCCGGCAGGCGCCGGGCATCCTCGGCGCCCTCGCCGCCCACCTCGGCGACCATGCCCGCCACCTCGACGAGCTCGAGGTCGGCGACCTGTCCGTGCGCGCGGGCCTGCGGGTGGGATATCGGAGCCTGCAAGCCGACATCGCCGCGTCCGTGTTCCGCCTTGCCGCGGTGCCCGAGTGGATCGAGCTGGGTGCGGCTGCCTGCGCCGCGATGCTCGACACGCCTCCGGTGGCCGTCGAGCGCGCCCTCGACCTGCTCGTCGATGCCCATCTGGTCGAGTGCCCCGCGCCGGGACGGTTCCGCTACCACGACAGTGTGCGGATCTTCGCGCGTGAGCAGGCCGAGGCCGTGGATCCGCCGGCCGTCCGGCTCGCGGTGCGGGAGCGGCTGGCGGCGGTGATGTTCAGTGCCGCCGCGAGCGCCGCGCGCTCGCTCTTCCCGCATGATCCGCTGCCGTACGCGGAGCTCGGCGGCACCGCGCAGCGTCTGATCGCACCCGACGCCACCACCGCGCAGGCCTGGCAGTGGCTCGAACAGGAGCGGGTCAACCTGCGGATGCTCGCCGGCCAGGAGTTCGCGGCCGGCCGGGCGCTGCCGGCGATCCGCGACCTGGGCGTCGCCGTCGCCAAATACCTGGACTATGCCGGCCACTTCGTCGACCAGGCCCGCCTCGGCCAGCTCGCGATCGCGGCCGCGCGGCGGCTCGGCGACCAGCGCGGCACGGCGCAGGCGCTCAACACCCTGGCCATCGCGATGCTGCGGCACGAGCGGCGGCGCGAGGGCATCGAGCTGCTCGACCAGGCGTTGGCGATCAGGCGGGAGCTCGGCGACCGGGCGGGGGAGGCCGCGTGCCTCAACAACCTGGGCAACGCCCACCGCGACAACGGCGACCTCGACGCCGCGCTGCGGTGCCTGGAGCGGAGCCTGGCGCTGCGCAAGGAGCTGAGCGACCAATACAAGACCGGGTCCACACTGGACAACATCGGGATCGTGCTGCGCCGGATGGGCCGGTTCGAGGAGGCGCTCGACCATCACCGCGCCGGCCTCGCGATCACCCGTGAGCTGGACGACCGGCTCCGGGAGGCGCTGGTGCTGACCAACCTCGCCGAGACCGAGCAGCTCGCCGGTCAGCGGCGCGAGGCGCTGGGCCACGCCGAGCGGGCCCTGGCCATCAGCCGGGAGCTGCGCCACGACCGCGGGTGCGGTCTGGCCCTGCAATTGCTGGGCGACATCTACACGAGCCTCGGCCAGTCCGCGCGGGCGCGGGCGTGCCAGGACGAGGCGGCGGAACTGCTGCACGAGCCGGCGATCGGCGCGCCCACGCCGATCGCCGGCTGA
- a CDS encoding TetR/AcrR family transcriptional regulator gives MDRTEPETRPSEARLRLLTTATRVFYAEGIHSVGVDRIIGEAKVTRATFYRHFPGKEDLVLAYLQSADQGIRGQVETALTAGVSPGEGLRAIAAAIAQGIQSPGFRGCAFLNAVAEYPDLAHPVHQAVLAHREWFLDTVTTLMARIEAAGAEAAAQQFVMLRDGAMAAGCLFDPAAICATFLRGVDGLVALHESRRPA, from the coding sequence ATGGATCGCACCGAACCCGAGACCCGGCCATCCGAGGCGCGCCTGCGGCTCCTGACCACGGCGACCCGGGTTTTCTACGCGGAAGGCATCCATTCGGTCGGCGTCGACCGGATCATCGGCGAGGCGAAAGTGACCCGGGCCACGTTCTACCGGCACTTCCCAGGCAAGGAAGACCTCGTTCTCGCCTATCTCCAGAGCGCCGACCAAGGCATCCGCGGCCAGGTGGAAACGGCCCTCACCGCTGGCGTATCACCGGGTGAGGGCCTCCGGGCCATCGCGGCGGCGATCGCACAGGGCATCCAGTCGCCCGGCTTTCGCGGGTGCGCGTTCCTGAACGCCGTGGCCGAATATCCCGATCTCGCCCATCCCGTGCACCAGGCCGTCCTCGCCCATCGGGAGTGGTTCCTCGACACGGTCACCACGCTGATGGCGCGCATCGAGGCGGCCGGGGCCGAAGCGGCCGCGCAGCAGTTCGTCATGCTCCGCGACGGCGCCATGGCGGCCGGATGTCTGTTCGACCCGGCCGCGATCTGCGCGACCTTCCTCCGCGGTGTCGACGGGCTGGTCGCGCTGCACGAGTCGCGCCGGCCGGCCTGA
- a CDS encoding EthD family reductase → MPTKITLIVDNPANPDEFEKAYAEVRQAADTLPKVQRVESAKVWPKEDGSPTPAYRTLDLYFDSYEDASAAVTTPADAALFGGLVGTKVTFTGLFSDIEQ, encoded by the coding sequence ATGCCAACCAAGATCACGTTGATCGTTGACAATCCCGCGAACCCGGACGAGTTCGAGAAGGCCTACGCGGAGGTGCGGCAGGCCGCGGACACGCTGCCGAAGGTCCAGCGGGTCGAGTCGGCCAAGGTGTGGCCGAAGGAGGACGGCTCGCCCACGCCCGCCTACCGGACGCTCGACCTCTATTTCGACAGCTACGAGGACGCTTCGGCCGCGGTGACCACGCCTGCCGACGCAGCCCTGTTCGGTGGGCTCGTAGGAACGAAGGTGACCTTCACGGGGCTGTTCTCCGATATCGAGCAGTAG
- a CDS encoding Gfo/Idh/MocA family protein translates to MAPHRLAVIGCGDMEDAHRQVFAELGDRVEVVGTADVVPERARRAAALLGARRAVTDYRKLLDDVDACLVVTPHDLHHEIGVTCLRAGKHVLMEKPMAVTEAQCLDLIHTAAVAGTTLMTAYPMRFHPLVARVRELVAARAYGEVFQVSIFTEQHTEHPEGHWIRSAARLGGGQFFSHGCHYVDLLLWLLGRPVRGTHLGTRAGTPWMEREGTSNATIEFEGGALGYHFGTWGARATRHGYAIHVHCAGGMLEADLTGGVLYAHKPWPGDAPRGGLSGRLSPDPADAEVLMTVSADSKHLGAELVHFVDCLDNSSPPLTDGPGSLQGLRVIWRLYEAEQEGVVADLRGLGLDEEWDRPGLAQLPAATARYRRTAP, encoded by the coding sequence ATGGCACCTCACCGGCTCGCGGTCATCGGCTGTGGCGACATGGAAGACGCCCACCGGCAGGTCTTCGCGGAGCTCGGCGACCGAGTGGAGGTCGTCGGCACCGCTGACGTGGTCCCGGAGCGGGCGCGCCGGGCCGCCGCCCTGCTGGGCGCCCGGCGGGCCGTCACCGACTACCGCAAGCTGCTCGACGACGTCGACGCCTGTCTGGTCGTCACGCCGCACGACCTCCACCACGAGATCGGCGTCACCTGCCTGCGCGCCGGCAAGCACGTGCTCATGGAAAAGCCGATGGCGGTGACCGAAGCGCAGTGCCTCGACCTCATCCACACCGCCGCCGTGGCCGGGACGACCCTGATGACCGCGTACCCGATGCGCTTCCATCCGCTTGTCGCCCGCGTCCGTGAGCTGGTCGCGGCCCGCGCCTACGGCGAGGTCTTCCAGGTTTCGATTTTTACCGAGCAGCACACCGAGCACCCCGAAGGGCACTGGATCCGGTCGGCGGCGCGGCTCGGTGGCGGGCAGTTCTTCAGCCACGGCTGCCACTACGTCGACCTGCTCCTGTGGCTGCTCGGGCGTCCGGTGCGCGGCACCCACCTGGGCACCCGCGCCGGCACGCCGTGGATGGAGCGGGAGGGCACGAGCAACGCGACGATCGAGTTCGAGGGCGGCGCGCTCGGCTACCACTTCGGCACCTGGGGTGCCCGCGCGACGCGCCACGGGTACGCGATCCACGTGCACTGCGCCGGCGGCATGCTGGAGGCCGACCTGACGGGTGGGGTGCTCTACGCGCACAAGCCGTGGCCCGGTGACGCACCGCGCGGTGGGCTCTCCGGCCGGCTCTCCCCCGACCCCGCCGATGCCGAGGTCCTGATGACCGTGTCGGCCGACTCGAAGCACCTCGGAGCCGAACTCGTCCACTTCGTCGACTGCCTCGACAATTCGTCCCCACCGCTGACCGACGGCCCCGGCAGCCTCCAGGGTCTGCGGGTGATCTGGCGGCTCTACGAGGCCGAGCAGGAAGGCGTCGTCGCCGACCTGCGCGGCCTCGGGCTCGACGAGGAATGGGACCGACCGGGGCTCGCGCAGTTGCCGGCCGCTACTGCTCGATATCGGAGAACAGCCCCGTGA
- a CDS encoding alanine racemase — protein MRADLPLKGLPDDPSAPGDVFDGTVALPTAVLLRDALEHNIATMARYCADNGVLLAPHGKTTMSPQLIRRQLDAGAWAVTVATAWQARTLAALGFRRLLLANEVVDAGSLSTVDTLLASHDDLELYCYADSPAALAALENGIAADRLPRLRVLVELGMPGGRTGLRDDDAALALARAVAKGPATLAGIAAFEGIVAGDSAVEEVDRLLDRMVTLARAVAGEGLAGPDPIVTVGGSAYFDRVVELVPAAVGPLGYRTVLRSGCYVTHDAGTYAELSPFGDHPRAAHRLREALLVWAVVLSTPEPGLALAGLGRRDASADSGLPVPRWRRRGTTVEPFDATVFAVNDQHAYLRLPPGSTVEVGDLVAFGISHPCTTFDKWTGIPIVEPDGTFAEIAYTYF, from the coding sequence GTGCGCGCTGACTTACCCCTCAAAGGGCTGCCCGACGACCCGTCCGCGCCCGGCGACGTCTTCGACGGCACCGTCGCACTGCCGACGGCGGTGTTGCTGCGCGACGCACTCGAGCACAACATCGCCACGATGGCCCGCTATTGCGCCGACAACGGCGTGCTGCTCGCGCCGCACGGCAAGACGACGATGTCGCCGCAGCTCATCCGGCGCCAGCTCGACGCCGGCGCGTGGGCGGTGACGGTGGCGACCGCCTGGCAGGCGCGCACGCTCGCCGCCCTCGGCTTCCGCCGGCTGCTGCTGGCCAACGAGGTCGTCGACGCGGGCTCGCTGTCCACCGTGGACACGCTGCTCGCGAGCCACGACGACCTCGAACTCTACTGCTACGCCGACTCCCCCGCCGCACTGGCCGCGCTGGAGAACGGCATCGCCGCCGACCGGCTGCCGCGACTGCGGGTGCTGGTCGAGCTGGGCATGCCGGGTGGCCGCACCGGCCTGCGCGACGACGACGCGGCACTCGCATTGGCCCGCGCCGTGGCGAAGGGGCCGGCGACGTTGGCCGGCATCGCCGCGTTCGAGGGCATCGTCGCCGGGGATAGCGCGGTCGAGGAGGTCGACCGCCTCCTCGACCGGATGGTCACGCTGGCCCGCGCGGTGGCCGGCGAGGGGCTGGCGGGGCCGGACCCGATCGTCACGGTCGGCGGCAGCGCCTACTTCGACCGGGTCGTGGAGCTGGTGCCGGCGGCCGTCGGGCCGCTCGGCTACCGCACCGTGCTGCGCAGCGGTTGCTACGTCACGCACGATGCCGGCACCTACGCGGAGCTCTCCCCCTTCGGCGACCATCCCCGCGCCGCACACCGCCTACGCGAGGCGCTGCTCGTCTGGGCAGTGGTGCTCTCGACGCCGGAGCCGGGCCTGGCGCTGGCCGGGCTGGGCCGCCGCGACGCGTCGGCCGACTCCGGCCTGCCGGTGCCCCGCTGGCGGCGCCGCGGCACCACCGTCGAACCGTTCGACGCGACCGTGTTCGCGGTCAACGACCAGCACGCCTACCTGCGGCTCCCGCCGGGATCGACGGTCGAGGTCGGTGACCTCGTCGCGTTCGGGATCTCCCACCCCTGCACCACGTTCGACAAGTGGACGGGCATCCCGATCGTCGAGCCCGACGGGACCTTCGCCGAGATCGCGTACACGTATTTCTGA
- a CDS encoding N-acyl-D-amino-acid deacylase family protein: MALDLVLTGATIHDGSGSPPRRADVGVRADRIVHVGPDAGPARETVDLDGLVLTPGFVDIHTHSDVSLIHDPAGESKALQGVTTEVVGNCGYSAFPVHPDRRAALIDQVARLGDPPAAIDWSDLDGYAAAVDAAGPSVNVAPLVGHSALRIAAMAEPYGPLRDGDLDRMRSLLDAALRAGAYGMSTGLTHTPSALGDADEVAALVAVCARHGALYATHARAAAGRELDAIDEALDAVRRTRGRLQFSHLALNDPAWWGRADAALARFDAARDEGLDVAFDVYPYDASSSAMVQYLPEWVQEGGSAGLRAHAGDPDWRRRALADIRPGFFGGIPWHWDRIVLTAAGPRTDLCGLSLAEVAARLGQPAEEVLLDLCVELGSAAQVVLHYRTEADMTAFLAHPLALVGSDGNALPLDPAATDKPHPRAFGTFPRVLGRYVRDRGVLGLTDAVHKMSTGPARRLGLTDRGEIRPGFVADLTAFDPATVADRATFEAPRQAPVGVALTVVAGQIVVRDGVLGPARPGKVLRRAR, translated from the coding sequence TTGGCTCTCGACCTGGTTCTGACCGGCGCGACCATCCATGATGGATCCGGATCGCCGCCGCGACGGGCAGACGTGGGCGTGCGCGCCGACCGGATCGTGCACGTCGGGCCCGACGCCGGCCCTGCTCGGGAGACCGTCGACCTCGACGGGCTCGTGCTCACCCCCGGCTTCGTCGACATACACACCCACTCCGACGTCAGCCTGATCCACGACCCGGCCGGGGAGAGCAAGGCGCTGCAGGGCGTGACCACCGAGGTCGTCGGCAACTGCGGCTACTCGGCGTTCCCGGTCCACCCCGACCGGCGCGCGGCCCTCATCGACCAGGTCGCCCGCCTCGGCGACCCGCCGGCCGCGATCGACTGGTCCGACCTCGACGGCTACGCCGCGGCGGTCGACGCCGCCGGGCCATCGGTCAACGTCGCGCCGCTGGTCGGCCACAGCGCGCTGCGCATCGCCGCCATGGCCGAGCCCTACGGACCGCTGCGCGACGGCGACCTCGACCGGATGCGGTCGCTGCTCGACGCGGCTCTGCGCGCCGGTGCCTACGGGATGTCGACCGGCCTGACCCACACCCCCTCGGCGCTCGGCGACGCCGACGAGGTCGCCGCACTGGTCGCGGTCTGCGCCCGGCACGGCGCGCTCTACGCGACCCACGCGCGGGCCGCGGCCGGGCGGGAGCTCGACGCGATCGACGAGGCGCTCGACGCCGTCCGGCGTACCCGGGGACGGTTGCAGTTCTCGCATCTGGCTTTGAACGACCCGGCCTGGTGGGGCCGCGCGGACGCCGCGCTGGCCCGCTTCGACGCGGCCCGCGACGAGGGACTCGACGTCGCCTTCGACGTCTATCCCTACGACGCCTCCTCGTCGGCGATGGTGCAATACCTGCCCGAGTGGGTGCAGGAGGGCGGCAGCGCCGGCCTGCGCGCGCACGCCGGCGACCCCGACTGGCGGCGGCGCGCGCTCGCCGACATCCGCCCCGGCTTCTTCGGTGGGATCCCCTGGCATTGGGACCGGATCGTGCTCACCGCGGCCGGCCCGCGCACCGACCTGTGTGGACTGTCGCTGGCCGAGGTCGCGGCCCGCCTCGGCCAGCCGGCCGAGGAGGTGTTGCTCGACCTCTGCGTCGAGCTGGGCAGCGCCGCCCAGGTGGTGCTCCACTACCGCACCGAGGCCGACATGACCGCGTTCCTCGCCCACCCCCTCGCGCTGGTGGGCTCCGACGGCAACGCACTGCCGCTCGACCCGGCCGCCACCGACAAGCCGCATCCGCGCGCCTTCGGCACGTTCCCGCGCGTGCTCGGCCGCTACGTCCGCGACCGCGGCGTCCTCGGGCTCACCGACGCCGTGCACAAGATGTCGACGGGCCCCGCACGCCGGCTCGGTCTCACCGACCGGGGCGAGATCCGGCCCGGCTTCGTCGCCGACCTGACCGCATTCGACCCCGCGACGGTCGCCGACCGTGCGACGTTCGAGGCGCCGCGACAGGCACCGGTCGGCGTCGCGCTCACCGTCGTCGCGGGGCAGATCGTCGTCCGAGACGGGGTCCTCGGCCCCGCCCGACCAGGAAAGGTGCTCCGCCGTGCGCGCTGA
- a CDS encoding IclR family transcriptional regulator, whose amino-acid sequence MANERRTDEVGVLVKALEILDALAADAPCTVAHLCQQTGVTKPAAYRILKTLDQRGYVVRDEVRREYSLGPALYGLSRAARNSTDLVRLARPSMHQLHEEFGETVNLGVVSHGQVVYLDAIESEQRLRTTVTIALRDNVHSTALGKAILRALPEKEARELLSEVDLTRASTPRTITSIEDLLADIARRDAGYAVDDEENELGSRCVAAPILDGTDRPIAAISISAPAYRMTEEKVAAVGRRLVDVCVQLGSVLS is encoded by the coding sequence GTGGCCAACGAACGACGGACCGACGAGGTCGGCGTCCTCGTCAAGGCGCTCGAAATCCTCGACGCGCTGGCGGCGGACGCGCCCTGCACCGTGGCGCACCTCTGCCAGCAGACCGGTGTGACCAAGCCCGCCGCCTACCGCATCCTCAAGACCCTCGACCAGCGCGGCTACGTCGTGCGTGACGAGGTCCGCCGCGAATACTCGCTCGGCCCGGCCCTCTACGGCCTCAGCCGTGCGGCCCGCAACTCCACCGATCTGGTCCGGCTCGCCCGGCCGTCCATGCACCAGCTCCACGAGGAGTTCGGCGAGACGGTCAACCTCGGAGTGGTCAGCCACGGCCAGGTCGTCTACCTCGACGCGATCGAGAGTGAGCAGCGCCTGCGCACCACGGTCACGATCGCGCTCCGCGACAACGTGCACTCCACGGCGCTGGGTAAGGCGATTCTGCGCGCGCTCCCGGAGAAGGAGGCGCGCGAGCTGCTGTCCGAAGTGGACTTAACGCGGGCCAGCACGCCCCGGACCATCACGTCGATCGAGGACCTGCTCGCCGACATCGCGCGCCGCGACGCCGGCTACGCGGTCGACGACGAGGAGAACGAGCTCGGCTCCCGCTGCGTGGCCGCACCGATCCTCGACGGCACCGACCGGCCGATCGCGGCGATCAGCATCTCCGCGCCGGCCTACCGGATGACCGAGGAGAAGGTGGCGGCCGTCGGCCGGCGGTTGGTCGACGTGTGTGTGCAGCTCGGGAGCGTGCTGAGCTAA
- a CDS encoding M81 family metallopeptidase, whose amino-acid sequence MRIGLGGIWQETNTFAPQPTSLTDFQRYQYFEGPDLVAGLRGTGTELGGAIAAAQERRVEPVGLLFGAALPAGTVDRAAFETMLHALVERTRAAPPLDGLMLSLHGAMVVDGHPDPEAELVAALRAVVGELPIGVSLDYHANVGPALPRLADVLVGYRTYPHTDMAERGAETMELVIRMARGRDRPQRHAVKLPLLTVPPAQEDASEPMTSILAAADAITRESGVWTASALPGFAYAESDRLGFTVYVAGDRHAADRANELAAHVWDQRAAFDAPLVSPDRAVALARSGPAPTVLVDVADNVGGGSPGDGTALLHALSRAGARAAVAVLWDPAAVDTAHAADGDRLTLDVGGHSDPMMGPPLRATGRVRRYGPVTYLRSGSYMRRQRVDMGRVVVLEADIGQIVLTERRVVPFDDDHLRAVDVVARDARAIVAKGAIAWKAAFGGYAAQTVYVRTPGYCPAGLDQLAYRSRPAPLYPLERGAEWEAAVAGRQIPRSSND is encoded by the coding sequence ATGCGGATCGGTCTCGGCGGCATCTGGCAGGAAACCAACACCTTCGCACCGCAACCAACGAGTCTGACCGACTTCCAGCGCTACCAGTATTTCGAGGGCCCGGACCTGGTGGCCGGGCTGCGCGGCACCGGCACCGAGCTGGGCGGTGCGATCGCAGCGGCGCAGGAACGCCGGGTCGAGCCGGTCGGGCTGCTGTTCGGCGCCGCGCTTCCGGCCGGGACCGTCGACCGGGCGGCCTTCGAGACGATGCTGCACGCGTTGGTCGAGCGGACCCGGGCGGCACCGCCGCTCGACGGGCTGATGCTCTCGCTGCACGGCGCGATGGTCGTCGACGGGCATCCCGACCCGGAGGCCGAACTGGTCGCCGCGTTGCGCGCGGTCGTCGGCGAGCTGCCGATCGGCGTGAGCCTCGACTACCACGCGAACGTCGGCCCTGCGCTGCCGCGGCTGGCGGACGTGCTGGTCGGCTACCGCACCTACCCGCACACCGACATGGCCGAGCGCGGCGCCGAGACGATGGAACTGGTGATCCGGATGGCCCGCGGCCGCGACCGGCCACAACGGCACGCCGTCAAGCTGCCGCTGCTGACGGTCCCGCCGGCCCAGGAAGACGCGTCGGAGCCGATGACGTCGATCCTCGCGGCCGCCGACGCGATCACCCGGGAGAGCGGAGTCTGGACGGCGAGCGCGTTGCCGGGCTTCGCCTACGCGGAGAGCGACCGGCTCGGCTTCACCGTGTATGTCGCCGGCGACCGGCACGCCGCCGACCGGGCCAACGAGCTCGCCGCGCACGTCTGGGACCAGCGCGCCGCGTTCGACGCGCCGCTGGTCAGCCCCGACCGGGCCGTCGCGCTCGCGCGCTCCGGGCCGGCGCCGACCGTGCTCGTCGACGTGGCCGACAACGTCGGCGGCGGCTCGCCCGGCGACGGCACCGCGCTGCTGCACGCCCTCTCCAGGGCCGGCGCCCGCGCCGCGGTCGCGGTCCTTTGGGACCCGGCGGCCGTCGACACCGCGCACGCCGCTGACGGCGACCGGCTGACGCTCGACGTCGGCGGCCACAGCGACCCCATGATGGGTCCGCCGTTGCGGGCGACCGGGCGGGTCCGCCGCTACGGGCCGGTCACCTACCTGCGCAGCGGCTCCTACATGCGCCGCCAGCGGGTCGACATGGGCCGGGTCGTGGTGCTCGAAGCCGACATCGGGCAGATCGTGCTCACCGAGCGCCGGGTGGTGCCGTTCGACGACGACCACCTGCGCGCGGTCGACGTGGTCGCCCGCGACGCGCGGGCGATCGTCGCGAAGGGGGCGATCGCGTGGAAGGCCGCGTTCGGGGGCTACGCCGCACAGACCGTCTACGTGCGGACGCCGGGCTACTGCCCGGCCGGGCTCGACCAACTCGCCTACCGCTCCCGACCGGCGCCGCTCTACCCCCTCGAACGCGGCGCGGAGTGGGAAGCCGCCGTCGCGGGCCGCCAAATTCCCAGGTCTTCGAACGATTGA